The following are encoded together in the bacterium genome:
- a CDS encoding phosphomannomutase, translating to MIWHPPGNGQITLSSSFQDLMKMVGNHPRAALFAEKPPSFHAGRPEGPAGVLLQGGAGGGDGDGNGRIKMMNVKIGDLMQQSGVKFGTSGARGLVKDMTDRVCFTYTMGFLQYLMRRWELKEGGAVAVAGDLRSSTDRIMAACAAAADYLGCSVVNLGKVPSPASAYYGILKGMPVVMVTGSHIPDDRNGIKFNKIAGEILKEDETAIRGEVVQIPDGLFNADGSFAQGAIKPMPGATEEAEELFYNRYVDFFGVEALRGRRIALYQHSAVGRDLLERVLKGLGAEVTSLGRSDKFMPVDTEAIRPEDAELARRVASEGRFDAIISTDGDSDRPLIAGRDGKWLRGDVLGIFVAKYLGADSVSAPVSCNGALERSGLFADVRRTRIGSPYVIASMMEALEEKRKKVVSYEANGGFLTATDIGMSGRVLKALPTRDSFLPIIATILLARQEGKGVAELRASEPQPETASSVIRNFPPEKSAAVLEMLTPVGINDYFGAHFGPMKTVDRTDGLRITFETDEVVHLRPSGNAPEFRVYTEAGSEKRATEVNGIAKGVIEKIV from the coding sequence ATGATCTGGCATCCGCCGGGCAACGGCCAGATTACCTTGAGCTCATCTTTTCAAGACTTGATGAAAATGGTCGGCAATCATCCGCGCGCAGCACTCTTCGCCGAGAAGCCACCTTCATTCCACGCCGGTAGGCCGGAGGGCCCGGCGGGCGTGTTGCTTCAGGGTGGAGCTGGAGGCGGAGACGGAGACGGCAACGGGAGGATAAAGATGATGAATGTGAAGATAGGCGATCTGATGCAACAGAGCGGGGTGAAGTTCGGGACCAGCGGCGCCAGGGGTCTGGTGAAGGACATGACCGACCGGGTCTGTTTCACGTATACGATGGGTTTTTTACAGTACTTGATGAGGCGGTGGGAGCTCAAGGAAGGGGGGGCCGTGGCTGTGGCCGGCGATCTGAGGTCCAGCACGGACCGCATCATGGCTGCATGCGCCGCTGCCGCGGATTATCTCGGATGCAGTGTGGTGAACCTGGGCAAGGTGCCGTCGCCCGCATCGGCGTACTATGGGATACTCAAGGGGATGCCGGTGGTCATGGTCACGGGTTCGCATATCCCGGACGACCGCAACGGCATCAAGTTCAATAAGATCGCCGGCGAGATACTCAAGGAAGACGAGACCGCTATAAGGGGAGAGGTCGTGCAGATACCGGATGGCCTCTTCAATGCCGACGGCTCATTCGCGCAGGGCGCCATAAAACCCATGCCAGGGGCCACGGAAGAAGCCGAGGAGCTCTTCTACAATCGTTACGTCGATTTCTTCGGCGTGGAGGCGCTGAGGGGTAGGCGTATCGCCCTGTATCAGCACTCCGCAGTGGGTCGCGATCTGCTTGAGAGGGTGCTCAAGGGGCTGGGCGCAGAGGTGACGTCGCTCGGCCGCTCGGACAAGTTCATGCCGGTCGATACCGAGGCTATACGTCCGGAGGATGCGGAGTTGGCAAGGCGTGTGGCGAGCGAGGGTCGTTTCGACGCGATCATCTCCACGGACGGCGACTCTGACAGGCCGCTGATAGCCGGCCGCGACGGGAAATGGCTGCGCGGCGACGTCCTGGGGATATTTGTCGCGAAGTATCTGGGCGCGGATTCTGTCTCAGCGCCCGTCAGCTGCAACGGCGCGCTGGAGAGATCCGGCCTCTTCGCCGACGTCAGGCGCACGCGCATCGGTTCGCCCTATGTGATCGCGTCGATGATGGAGGCCTTGGAGGAGAAGCGCAAAAAGGTGGTGAGCTACGAGGCTAACGGGGGATTTCTGACCGCCACCGACATCGGCATGTCAGGCAGGGTGCTCAAGGCCCTGCCCACGCGGGACTCGTTCCTCCCGATAATCGCGACCATCCTGCTCGCGCGGCAGGAGGGCAAGGGTGTGGCGGAGCTCAGGGCGTCGGAGCCGCAACCTGAGACCGCAAGCAGCGTGATCAGGAATTTCCCGCCTGAGAAGAGCGCTGCGGTATTGGAGATGCTGACTCCGGTTGGGATCAACGACTATTTCGGCGCTCATTTCGGTCCGATGAAAACGGTCGATCGCACCGATGGACTGAGAATCACATTTGAGACCGACGAGGTCGTACATCTTCGGCCGTCCGGAAATGCTCCGGAATTCCGTGTTTACACCGAGGCGGGGAGCGAGAAGCGGGCGACGGAGGTCAACGGTATAGCGAAGGGCGTCATCGAAAAGATAGTCTGA
- the asnA gene encoding aspartate--ammonia ligase: MTKTAHPRKSRLIIPKGYRPKLHLRETEIAIKFVKDFFQNHLARALSLTRVSAPIAVSAASGVNDYLNGIERPASFYIKDVGVEAEIVQSLAKWKRAALADYGMKPGEGLYTDMNAIRPDERLDSLHSVYVDQWDWEKILKREERDLDYLKKTVKTIYAVIARTERILCRRYPKLGHPVLPPRIHFVHAEELEAAYPRLAPEEREEKIVRQKGAVFVIGIGYPLADGRPHDGRAPDYDDWWTETGRGRRGLNGDIIVWNPVMGCPFEFSSMGIRVDKVSLKAQLAMRGVETSPYHRRIFRGELPLSIGGGIGQSRLCMFFLRKAHIGEVQAAIWPDAMRRDCAKAGIELL; this comes from the coding sequence AGACTGCGCATCCGAGGAAATCCAGGCTCATAATCCCGAAGGGCTACAGGCCGAAGCTCCACCTGCGCGAGACGGAGATAGCGATCAAGTTCGTGAAGGACTTTTTCCAGAACCACCTGGCGCGCGCCCTCTCGCTCACGCGCGTTTCGGCGCCGATCGCAGTCTCGGCCGCGAGCGGCGTGAATGACTACCTCAACGGCATCGAGAGGCCGGCCTCCTTCTACATAAAGGACGTGGGCGTGGAGGCCGAGATCGTGCAGTCGCTGGCCAAGTGGAAACGCGCCGCGCTGGCCGATTACGGCATGAAGCCTGGCGAGGGGCTCTACACGGATATGAACGCGATCAGGCCGGACGAGCGCCTGGACAGCCTGCACTCCGTCTACGTGGACCAGTGGGACTGGGAGAAGATACTGAAGAGGGAGGAGCGCGACCTCGACTATCTCAAGAAGACGGTGAAGACCATCTACGCGGTGATCGCAAGGACCGAGCGCATCCTCTGCCGCAGGTACCCGAAGCTCGGGCACCCGGTGCTTCCGCCGCGCATCCACTTCGTGCATGCGGAGGAGCTGGAGGCGGCGTACCCGAGGCTTGCGCCCGAGGAGCGCGAGGAGAAGATCGTAAGACAGAAGGGCGCGGTGTTCGTCATCGGCATCGGTTACCCTCTCGCAGACGGCAGGCCCCACGACGGCCGCGCGCCCGACTACGACGACTGGTGGACCGAGACCGGCCGTGGCCGCAGGGGACTCAACGGCGACATCATAGTCTGGAACCCTGTGATGGGCTGCCCGTTCGAGTTCTCCTCGATGGGCATCAGGGTGGACAAGGTCTCGCTCAAGGCGCAGCTGGCGATGCGCGGTGTGGAGACCTCCCCTTATCACCGCAGGATATTCAGGGGTGAGCTGCCGCTATCAATCGGCGGCGGCATCGGCCAGTCGAGGCTGTGCATGTTCTTTCTGCGCAAGGCCCACATCGGCGAGGTCCAGGCCGCGATCTGGCCCGACGCCATGCGCCGCGATTGCGCAAAGGCGGGCATAGAACTGCTCTGA